One window of Magallana gigas chromosome 2, xbMagGiga1.1, whole genome shotgun sequence genomic DNA carries:
- the LOC105325022 gene encoding heat shock 70 kDa protein 12A, translated as MSSLEKIPEIDQLEDLEDEEPETEKEKDPNPPTGRDTGRVTDRDKGAVSKKPGTKFDPSLMIINEHKRNKMVVAAIDFGTAYSGYAYSLKHDFEIKPLRIMTNHWTVKGSGSMSLKAPTSILLNPDQKFHAFGYEADQRYTELAQKGLGSEWYYFQKFKMKLQGNMDVTRKRMLEDIEGKQVPAHTIFAMSINFLKMEILKSLTKHSGYTIEDVHFIITIPAVWTDAAKQFMREAALEAGIPGDNLSLAYESEVAAVYCRHLPKKMLVGLRGRDLLQSFNKGRKFMVLDLGGGTCDISVMEVVNDGNIEHIRKATGGAWGGGKVNEEFSVFLNKIFGEDVVTQCWAENPSEYLEMVRAFEIKKRKICKETTDEVPFKIPAELRMLLKLKTGFELEEVIRETKYNGKVIVKGDKILIDPNVFREFFKKTIDSIIKHMKEIFEENSGRHIATILLVGGFTESPLVREAVREAFPNMMIITPKEPSMAVLKGAVLFGQNPECICSRICKSTYGIRIARPFIDGIHRDEYKVLVDGKYYCKNLFQVFFAVDQKTKIGETFRYPIHNSYESEIRQDLRKEPKITEIYISDDPHPLYITDSNCKKHGEIIMEPPGGLWPEKFSGFVEMEIAGTEIVGRFVNKQNGETNMIYLDFLS; from the exons ATGTCAAGTTTggaaaaaatcccggaaattgATCAACTTGAAGATCTTGAGGATGAGGAACCAGAGAcggaaaaagaaaaagatcCGAATCCTCCAACAGGAAGAGATACGGGACGGGTGACAGATCGCGACAAGGGGGCGGTGTCTAAAAAACCGGGGACGAAATTCGACCCCAGCTTGATGATCATTAATGAACACAAGAGAAACAAGATGGTGGTGGCGGCCATTGATTTTGGAACTGCCTACTCTG GATATGCATACTCGTTGAAGCATGACTTTGAGATAAAACCCCTGCGTATCATGACAAACCACTGGACCGTGAAGGGATCTGGAAGCATGTCCCTGAAAGCACCGACCTCTATTCTTCTGAACCCCGACCAGAAGTTTCACGCCTTCGGCTATGAAGCTGACCAGCGTTACACGGAGCTGGCACAGAAAGGACTCGGCTCTGAGTGGTACTACTTCCAGAAGTTTAAAATGAAGCTACAGGGTAACATG GATGTCACCCGAAAGAGAATGCTGGAGGACATTGAAGGGAAACAAGTACCAGCACACACAATTTTTGCCATGTCGATAAATTTTCTTAAGATGGAAATTCTCAAGTCATTGACGAAACATTCTGGCTATACCATCGAGGATGTCCATTTCATCATCACAATTCCGGCAGTATGGACGGACGCCGCCAAACAATTCATGAGGGAAGCGGCCTTAGAG GCTGGTATTCCTGGCGATAATCTTTCCTTGGCGTATGAATCTGAAGTGGCTGCGGTCTATTGTCGGCATTTGCCGAAAAAAATGTTAGTGGGACTAAGGGGGCGAGATCTCCTTCAGTCCTTTAACAAAGGAAGGAAATTCATGGTTCTGGATCTTGGag GAGGAACATGTGACATTTCTGTAATGGAAGTAGTGAACGACGGAAATATAGAGCACATTCGGAAAGCAACGGGCGGGGCGTGGGGTGGCGGCAAAGTGAATGAGGAGTTCAGCGTGTTCCTCAACAAGATCTTTGGTGAAGACGTTGTCACTCAGTGCTGGGCCGAGAATCCCTCGGAATACCTTGAGATGGTTCGTGCTTTCGAGATCAAAAAGCGGAAAATTTGTAAGGAGACGACTGACGAAGTCCCGTTCAAGATTCCTGCGGAACTAAGGATGTTGTTGAAACTAAAGACAGGGTTTGAGCTTGAGGAGGTTATTCGTGAAACCAAGTACAATGGTAAAGTAATAGTTAAGGGAGACAAAATCTTGATTGATCCAAACGTATTCAGAGAATTCTTCAAGAAAACCATTGACAGTATCATCAAACACATGAAGGAAATTTTCGAGGAGAATTCTGGCCGACACATAGCTACGATATTATTGGTTGGGGGATTTACAGAGTCTCCCTTAGTCCGTGAAGCCGTAAGAGAAGCCTTTCCGAACATGATGATAATAACTCCAAAAGAACCGAGTATGGCGGTGTTGAAGGGTGCTGTTTTGTTTGGACAAAACCCTGAGTGCATCTGCTCAAGAATTTGCAAGAGTACGTATGGGATTCGAATCGCTCGACCCTTCATAGACGGGATTCATAGAGATGAGTACAAAGTATTGGTAGATGGAAAATACTATTGCAAAAACCTGTTCCAAGTTTTTTTCGCTGTTGACCAGAAAACTAAAATAGGTGAGACATTCAGATACCCAATTCATAATTCATACGAAAGTGAAATACGGCAAGATTTACGAAAGGAACCGAAAATTACCGAAATCTACATAAGTGACGACCCACATCCCCTGTACATAACGGATTCGAACTGCAAAAAACACGGCGAAATTATAATGGAGCCCCCCGGGGGTCTGTGGCCGGAAAAGTTCTCTGGGTTCGTGGAGATGGAGATAGCGGGTACAGAGATCGTGGGCCGCTTTGTAAACAAACAGAACGGAGAAACCAACATGATCTATTTGGATTTCTTGTCTTGA
- the LOC136269453 gene encoding nose resistant to fluoxetine protein 6-like, which produces MLRFRSTLLVLVGVCVNCLDAFGESRSYEDRLTFRVYSPSVQQHGNHEALLELRTQINKVHDAEFLKELALSNINLGEQGSGLFADNNNVSYTCREHWNRTIAGLLRSEFWAFKMLDASGKIGAGILEGNTKWLGSYDECFRIDRTLPGMPPSNSGFSTQFCGMKTNVPLGVIPLEIELTACVPKACSPKDLTYLYNDLLKRLPTQSPVRVHDVKCNVDPEIDTRAVVAIVILGIFAALMFVSTVYDLLVIQRQRHAAEHSQSEVLSDHIEHLGENSPLLNSREKKSVPKQESVAERLLLAFSVYSNGKKILQVNQSSGTLTALNGIRFLSISWVVLGHTFGVMYPVLSNGYAILPDLYQRWSFQAVANAFVAVDSFFALSGLLLAYLTLKEMKKGQGKFRINWFMFYFHRFWRLTPAYMLLMMISICLSRYFGDGPLWPDQGIEVNYCKNTWWKNLLYINNFYSEQSCFGVSWYLANDMQFFVLSPLMLAPLYFKYRVGMVVCFIWLLGSAITPGVISNVLNLPPSAFGGGGTIQGRTDYLSNYYARPYCRIGPYIVGIIVGSLMYKTDCKVKINKYLNLLLWLVFATLAVVVLYGLRDPINFPEDALNRDVSALYNATHRIVWGACVCWVIFACATGNGGFINTLLSWSPFVPLARLSYCIFLSHFMIISTYFDSQKSLLYMDDLNAIYVFLATLVLSVMVAFVASLSFEAPMMGLEKVIFKRDRRN; this is translated from the exons ATGCTAAGATTTCGTTCGACTCTACTGGTTTTAGTCGGAGTCTGTGTCAATTGTCTCGATGCCTTCGGAGAATCCCGTTCCTATGAGGATCGCTTAACTTTCCGTGTGTATTCTCCCTCTGTCCAACAACATGGCAACCACGAGGCCCTCCTGGAGCTAAGGACACAGATTAACAAGGTTCACGATGCAGAGTTCCTTAAGGAATTGGCTCTTTCCAATATCAATTTGGGGGAGCAAGGCTCGGGACTATTCGCAGACAATAACAATGTCTCGTATACTTGTCGTGAACATTGGAACCGGACCATAGCCGGGCTGTTGAGAAGTGAATTCTGGGCTTTTAAAA TGCTGGACGCCTCAGGAAAAATCGGTGCGGGGATACTGGAGGGAAACACAAAATGGCTGGGCTCCTACGACGAGTGTTTCCGGATAGACCGAACTCTTCCAGGAATGCCCCCCTCCAACAGTGGGTTCAGTACCCAGTTCTGTGGCATGAAGACCAATGTTCCACTCGGCGTTATACCTCTAGAA ATTGAACTTACTGCGTGTGTTCCAAAAGCCTGCTCACCAAAAGATCTGACATATCTATATAATGACT TATTGAAACGTCTACCAACCCAAAGCCCAGTTCGTGTTCATGATGTTAAGTGTAATGTAGACCCCGAGATAGACACAAGAGCTGTTGTTGCTAT TGTGATTCTTGGCATCTTTGCTGCCCTGATGTTTGTAAGTACTGTGTATGACTTACTGGTCATCCAGCGTCAGCGTCATGCAGCAGAACACAGCCAATCAGAAGTCCTAAGCGACCACATAGAACACCTTGGAGAAAACTCACCCCTTCTCAATTCACGTGAAAAGAAATCGGTTCCAAAACAAGAAA GTGTCGCTGAGAGACTCCTGTTGGCCTTCTCCGTCTACTCCAATGGGAAGAAGATCCTGCAAGTAAACCAGTCCTCGGGCACCCTGACCGCCCTGAACGGCATCCGTTTCCTGAGCATCTCCTGGGTGGTACTGGGCCACACATTTGGCGTCATGTATCCCGTTCTGAGCAACGGTTATGCAATACTTCCTGACCTTTATCAACGTTGGTCATTTCAGGCAGTGGCCAACGCCTTCGTCGCGGTCGATTCTTTCTTTGCTTTGAG TGGTCTACTATTAGCATACCTCACTCtgaaggaaatgaaaaaaggACAAGGAAAATTCAGAATCAACTGGTTCATGTTCTACTTTCACAGATTTTGGAG GTTGACTCCAGCCTATATGTTGTTGATGATGATCAGTATCTGTCTGTCTCGCTACTTTGGAGATGGACCACTTTGGCCTGACCAAGGCATTGAAGTAAATTACTGCAAGAACACTTGGTGGAAAAATCTGCTGTATATTAACAACTTCTATAGTGAGCAATCG TGTTTCGGTGTGTCCTGGTATCTAGCCAATGATATGCAGTTCTTTGTTCTTAGTCCTCTGATGCTGGCCCCACTATATTT CAAATATCGAGTTGGGATGGTCGTCTGTTTTATCTGGTTGTTGGGGTCCGCCATCACCCCAGGGGTTATATCCAACGTGCTGAATCTACCGCCAAGTGCCTTTGGTGGAGGCGGAACAATCCA AGGGCGGACTGATTACTTAAGCAACTATTACGCTCGGCCGTACTGTCGGATTGGGCCTTATATAGTTGGAATCATCGTTGGATCACTCATGTACAAAACAGACTGCAAAGTCAAGATAAACAAG TACCTGAACCTACTACTGTGGCTGGTTTTCGCTACCCTGGCCGTGGTGGTTCTGTACGGACTCCGAGATCCGATCAATTTCCCGGAGGATGCGCTTAACCGTGACGTATCCGCTCTCTACAACGCCACGCACAGAATTGTCTGGGGAGCGTGCGTTTGTTGGGTCATCTTTGCATGCGCAACCGGAAATGGAG GTTTCATCAACACTCTTCTCTCCTGGTCGCCATTTGTACCACTAGCCCGTCTGTCCTATTGCATCTTTCTGTCGCATTTTATGATTATCTCCACGTACTTCGACAGTCAAAAGAGTCTGTTATATATGGATGACCTAAATGCT ATTTACGTGTTTTTGGCCACTCTAGTTCTGTCGGTGATGGTTGCCTTTGTAGCCTCGTTATCATTTGAGGCGCCTATGATGGGACTGGAGAAAGTGATCTTTAAACGAGATCGAAGAAACTAG